In the genome of Mucilaginibacter defluvii, one region contains:
- a CDS encoding FAD-linked oxidase C-terminal domain-containing protein — MLDHGLRELKEALTGELHTDELMRVLYATDASAYSEMPLAVAIPENEADLKKLIAFANTYKTSLIPRTAGTSLAGQVVGKGVVVDVSKYFTEIIEVNTAEKWVRVQPGVVRDELNRYLRPYGLYFGPETSTANRAMIGGMVGNNACGSNSLVYGSTRDHTLEVKALLSDGSEAVFRPMNFDEFIAAGEGDTLEASLYRTIRQQLGDWETQQEIRREFPKESVNRRNTGYAVDVLVNSNPFTAGGGDFNFCKLLCGSEGTLAFITEIKLNLEELPPQITGLLCVHCPSVDAALHANIIALNYQPRSCELIDHYILDCTLDNPSQALNRFFVQGSPKAILVVELSAKSDDELIAIAARLEDELRQGGLGYHFPLLTGKQQNAVWSLRKAGLGLLSNLPGDEKAVAVIEDTAVDALDLPAYIAEFNQILAKHGLYSVYYAHAGSGELHLRPMLNLKTADGVKKFRIIAQEIAGLVKKYRGSLSGEHGDGRLRGEFIPQMIGEKNYRLLQAIKQTWDPQGIFNPGKITGTPPMDEHLRYTPGQQVPEIKTVFRFRGQNILQHAEQCNGSGDCRKSAQAGGTMCPSYMATRNEQDTTRARANTLRHYLTNSEKLNRFDHPEIKEVMDLCLSCKGCRSECPSSVDMAKLKAEFLQHYYDANGTPMQAKLIAALPKLNKLGMAWPGLYNFFTADNAIGNALKKSLGFSAKRNLPKLAPQTLRQWYKKQVDKKQQGKRVYLFCDEFTNYNDVNIGQKAIKLLKALGYNVIIPQHLESARTMLSKGLLRQAKAVAEKNVELLAPLISEDTPLIGIEPSAILSFRDEYPDLVREELLPQAQQLAQHALLFEEFIAREARSGNITSDQFTTEHRQILLHGHCQQKAWNVQSASQTALSLPANYQVEVIPSGCCGMAGSFGYEDKHYDVSMRIGELVLFPAVRNAEAGCIIAAPGTSCRHQIKDGTAVTAQHPAEILWDALVKTDAVN, encoded by the coding sequence ATGCTCGATCACGGACTTCGGGAACTCAAGGAAGCATTAACAGGCGAACTACACACGGATGAACTGATGCGTGTACTATACGCCACGGATGCCTCTGCCTATTCCGAAATGCCGCTGGCTGTAGCCATTCCGGAAAACGAGGCTGATCTGAAAAAACTGATCGCCTTTGCCAATACGTACAAAACCTCGCTGATACCCCGCACGGCCGGTACCTCATTAGCCGGCCAGGTAGTAGGCAAGGGCGTGGTAGTTGATGTATCCAAATATTTTACGGAGATCATTGAAGTAAACACCGCCGAAAAATGGGTGCGTGTGCAGCCCGGCGTGGTGCGTGATGAATTGAACCGCTACCTGCGTCCGTACGGTTTGTACTTCGGCCCTGAAACTTCAACCGCCAACCGCGCCATGATCGGAGGTATGGTAGGTAACAATGCCTGCGGCTCCAATTCGCTGGTGTACGGTAGTACGCGAGATCATACGCTGGAGGTTAAAGCCTTGTTAAGCGATGGCAGCGAAGCGGTTTTCAGGCCGATGAATTTTGATGAATTCATTGCCGCGGGTGAGGGCGACACGCTCGAAGCATCGCTATACCGAACCATCAGGCAGCAGCTCGGCGACTGGGAAACACAGCAGGAGATTCGGCGTGAATTTCCTAAAGAAAGCGTTAACCGCCGCAACACCGGTTACGCTGTTGATGTGCTGGTGAACAGTAACCCTTTTACCGCCGGTGGCGGGGATTTTAATTTTTGTAAGCTGCTATGTGGCTCGGAAGGTACGCTGGCTTTTATCACCGAGATCAAACTGAACCTGGAAGAACTGCCCCCGCAAATAACCGGACTGCTTTGCGTGCACTGCCCCTCGGTGGATGCGGCTTTACATGCTAATATTATCGCCCTTAACTATCAGCCGCGTTCATGCGAGCTGATCGATCATTATATCCTGGATTGCACGCTCGATAATCCATCGCAGGCGCTTAATCGGTTTTTTGTGCAGGGCAGCCCCAAAGCTATTTTGGTGGTGGAGCTATCGGCAAAAAGTGATGATGAGTTGATTGCCATTGCCGCACGGCTTGAGGATGAATTAAGGCAGGGTGGTTTGGGTTATCATTTTCCGTTGCTTACGGGTAAACAGCAAAACGCGGTATGGTCATTACGCAAGGCTGGCCTTGGCTTACTGAGCAATTTGCCCGGCGACGAAAAGGCCGTGGCCGTTATTGAAGATACCGCCGTTGATGCCCTTGATCTGCCCGCTTACATAGCGGAGTTTAACCAAATATTAGCGAAGCATGGTCTCTACAGCGTGTATTATGCCCACGCCGGTTCGGGTGAGTTGCATTTGCGGCCGATGTTGAATTTAAAAACCGCCGATGGTGTAAAAAAATTTCGCATCATAGCGCAGGAAATAGCCGGACTGGTTAAAAAATACCGCGGCTCGCTAAGCGGCGAGCACGGCGACGGGCGGCTTCGCGGTGAGTTCATCCCGCAGATGATAGGGGAGAAGAACTACCGCCTGTTGCAAGCCATCAAGCAAACCTGGGATCCGCAAGGAATATTCAACCCAGGCAAAATAACAGGCACGCCGCCAATGGATGAGCACTTGCGCTATACACCCGGACAGCAGGTGCCGGAGATCAAGACCGTATTCCGCTTTCGCGGGCAAAATATTTTACAACATGCCGAGCAATGTAACGGCTCTGGCGATTGCCGTAAATCGGCGCAGGCGGGCGGCACCATGTGCCCATCGTACATGGCTACCCGTAACGAGCAGGATACCACGCGTGCCCGTGCCAACACGTTGCGCCATTATCTCACTAATTCCGAAAAACTGAACCGGTTTGACCATCCTGAAATAAAGGAGGTGATGGATCTGTGCCTGAGCTGTAAAGGCTGCCGGTCGGAGTGCCCATCCAGCGTGGATATGGCTAAGCTGAAAGCTGAGTTTCTGCAGCATTATTATGATGCCAATGGCACCCCTATGCAGGCGAAACTGATAGCCGCGCTGCCAAAACTCAATAAACTGGGTATGGCCTGGCCGGGACTGTATAATTTTTTTACGGCTGATAACGCTATCGGTAATGCGCTTAAAAAAAGTCTTGGTTTTTCCGCTAAACGTAACCTGCCGAAGTTGGCCCCACAAACCTTGAGGCAGTGGTATAAAAAGCAAGTTGATAAAAAGCAGCAGGGCAAACGTGTATACTTATTTTGCGATGAGTTTACCAATTATAATGATGTAAACATTGGCCAAAAGGCGATTAAACTGCTAAAAGCGCTGGGCTATAATGTAATTATTCCGCAGCACCTGGAAAGCGCGCGTACCATGCTCTCCAAAGGTTTATTAAGGCAGGCCAAAGCGGTGGCTGAAAAAAATGTAGAGCTGTTAGCTCCGCTGATAAGTGAGGATACGCCCTTGATCGGCATCGAACCATCAGCTATCCTGAGCTTTCGGGACGAATACCCTGACCTGGTGCGCGAAGAATTACTGCCACAGGCGCAGCAACTGGCTCAACATGCTTTGTTGTTTGAAGAATTTATCGCCCGTGAAGCAAGAAGTGGCAACATTACCAGTGATCAATTCACTACCGAACACCGGCAGATATTGCTCCATGGGCATTGCCAGCAAAAGGCCTGGAATGTGCAATCGGCATCGCAAACGGCGTTGAGCTTGCCTGCTAATTACCAGGTAGAGGTTATCCCTTCGGGTTGTTGTGGTATGGCGGGTTCATTTGGTTATGAGGATAAGCATTACGATGTTTCTATGCGTATTGGCGAATTGGTTTTATTTCCTGCGGTTCGTAATGCGGAAGCGGGCTGCATTATAGCCGCGCCGGGCACCAGTTGCCGCCACCAGATAAAAGATGGTACGGCGGTGACAGCACAGCATCCGGCGGAAATATTATGGGATGCGTTGGTCAAGACTGATGCCGTTAACTAA
- a CDS encoding HAD-IA family hydrolase: MATIIKMVVFDMAGTTINEENIVYKTLHQAINTAGYKVSLNNVLAVGAGMEKLQAIKSILQTYLGVNDDLIADSIFQDFSKRLDEAYSSSSMSPQPGALATFQALHNKGILVILNTGYSGSVARNIIEKLGWQEGLEFDRLITASDVKGGRPAPDMINLAAQMYSINTAEIVKIGDSVIDIQEGKNAGCAMSIGITTGAHTVEQLQSAQPDHIINNLLELLPLV; the protein is encoded by the coding sequence ATGGCTACTATTATAAAAATGGTTGTTTTCGATATGGCCGGAACAACTATAAACGAGGAAAATATTGTTTACAAAACGCTTCATCAAGCCATAAACACAGCCGGATATAAGGTTTCCTTAAATAATGTATTAGCTGTAGGCGCAGGTATGGAAAAGCTGCAGGCAATCAAGAGCATATTACAAACTTATCTTGGCGTAAATGATGACCTGATAGCTGACAGCATATTTCAGGATTTTTCAAAGCGGCTGGATGAAGCTTATAGCAGTAGCAGCATGTCGCCGCAGCCCGGCGCGTTGGCTACATTTCAAGCGTTGCATAATAAGGGAATTTTGGTGATATTAAATACTGGCTATAGCGGTAGCGTAGCACGAAATATAATAGAGAAGTTAGGCTGGCAGGAGGGGTTGGAGTTTGACAGGTTGATAACCGCCAGCGATGTAAAAGGTGGCCGCCCCGCGCCGGATATGATTAACCTGGCAGCCCAAATGTACAGCATCAACACAGCGGAAATAGTTAAAATTGGCGATTCGGTAATTGATATTCAGGAAGGTAAAAACGCGGGCTGCGCCATGAGTATCGGTATTACCACCGGGGCGCATACGGTTGAACAACTGCAATCGGCACAGCCGGATCATATCATTAATAACCTGCTGGAGTTGCTGCCGCTGGTTTAA
- a CDS encoding TIGR03364 family FAD-dependent oxidoreductase translates to MNNRSAIVIGAGIVGLATARALATRGYKVTVFERNERAVGASIRNFGMIWPIGQPNGTLFERAMLSRGIWKQVATEAGIWHDEVGSLHLAYHDDELQVMTEYADLNKSVRDCALLSPAEAFAKSPAVNPDGLMGALWSGTEMIVEARAAIGQVAAYLAEKHGVTFYWNTAISAINDTEVRSGSRTWQADEVFVCGGAEFETLYPELFAEAPLTKCKLQMMRLAAQPDGLRIGPSLCGSLSMIHYPGFGAAPSLPALKARYEDQYAEYLKWGIHVMVSQNHLGELTVGDSHEYALAHDPFDKEFINRMILDYLATFTRFKNNQVVQTWNGIYPKLTNGQTELVLEPEPGVTIINGLGGNGMTLSFGLCEQLIAARQ, encoded by the coding sequence ATGAATAACAGATCAGCCATAGTTATAGGCGCGGGTATTGTTGGCCTGGCTACCGCCCGTGCGCTGGCCACACGCGGCTATAAGGTTACCGTATTTGAGCGTAACGAACGCGCGGTTGGCGCATCCATACGCAACTTCGGGATGATATGGCCTATAGGGCAGCCTAACGGAACCTTGTTTGAACGCGCCATGCTGTCGCGCGGCATCTGGAAGCAGGTAGCCACCGAAGCCGGCATTTGGCATGATGAGGTGGGCTCGCTCCACCTGGCCTACCATGATGACGAACTGCAGGTAATGACCGAATATGCCGATCTGAACAAATCGGTACGCGATTGCGCCCTGCTATCACCTGCGGAGGCCTTTGCCAAATCGCCCGCGGTAAACCCGGATGGATTAATGGGCGCGTTATGGAGTGGTACCGAAATGATTGTGGAAGCCCGTGCCGCCATCGGGCAGGTTGCCGCCTACCTGGCCGAAAAACATGGCGTAACTTTTTACTGGAACACCGCTATCAGTGCGATAAATGACACCGAAGTACGCAGCGGCAGCCGCACCTGGCAGGCCGATGAAGTATTTGTTTGCGGCGGTGCCGAATTTGAAACCCTTTACCCTGAACTGTTTGCCGAGGCACCGCTCACCAAATGCAAACTGCAAATGATGCGCCTTGCCGCACAGCCTGATGGGTTACGCATTGGCCCGTCGCTTTGCGGCAGCCTCTCCATGATCCACTACCCCGGTTTTGGCGCCGCCCCATCATTACCGGCATTGAAAGCCCGCTATGAGGATCAATATGCCGAATACCTGAAATGGGGTATTCACGTAATGGTGTCACAAAATCATTTAGGCGAACTTACCGTAGGCGATTCGCATGAGTATGCGTTGGCGCACGATCCGTTCGACAAGGAATTCATCAACCGCATGATACTGGATTACCTGGCCACCTTTACCCGCTTTAAAAACAACCAGGTGGTACAAACCTGGAACGGCATCTACCCTAAACTTACCAACGGCCAAACCGAACTAGTGCTGGAACCCGAACCGGGCGTAACCATCATTAACGGCCTGGGTGGTAACGGCATGACGCTATCATTCGGGCTTTGCGAGCAACTGATCGCCGCAAGGCAGTAA
- a CDS encoding DUF5690 family protein, with product MPHTKNIPNATNHLKHRLQKRLGTLPYGVISVLAAISAFGAYTCMYAFRKAFAAGTYPGVEFMQVSYKAWLVIAQVLGYTLSKFYGIRFIAEVKALNRGKSILILIGISWLALLGFALVPAPYNIIFLFVNGFPLGMIWGLVFGYLEGRKATEFMAAVLSISLIFASGFVKTAGRTLISNFDVNEYYMPFLTGALFAIPLILFVLFLEIMPPPTEQDKLLRTERTPMNAAERRAFLLRFFPGIILTVAVYVMLTVIRDIRDNFEVEIWHGLGITSNSIYTNIDSVISIAVLAGISLLILVKDNLKAFGIIHVFIICGCLLAGISTLLFNAGTISTVTWMTLAGLGLYAGYVPYNAIFFERMIASFNYKSNVGFVMYIADAIGYLGSVSVLLVKELGNPSASWDVFFKDALLILAITGGIAGTLSLIYFLQSARRSRMQNKTLNLSAV from the coding sequence ATGCCCCATACCAAAAATATACCTAATGCAACCAACCATTTAAAGCATCGCCTCCAAAAACGGTTAGGGACATTGCCTTACGGAGTAATTTCGGTACTTGCCGCCATATCCGCCTTTGGGGCTTACACCTGCATGTATGCTTTTCGCAAAGCCTTCGCGGCAGGTACTTACCCGGGTGTTGAGTTTATGCAAGTAAGTTATAAGGCCTGGCTTGTTATCGCACAGGTTTTAGGTTACACCCTGAGCAAATTTTACGGCATCCGCTTTATAGCCGAGGTAAAGGCACTCAACCGCGGAAAAAGCATACTGATATTGATCGGCATTTCATGGCTGGCGTTGTTAGGCTTTGCGCTGGTACCCGCGCCCTATAATATTATATTTTTGTTTGTTAACGGCTTCCCGCTGGGGATGATTTGGGGGCTGGTATTCGGGTACCTGGAAGGGCGTAAGGCTACCGAGTTTATGGCGGCGGTATTATCCATCAGCCTGATATTCGCCTCCGGATTTGTTAAAACCGCCGGGCGCACGCTCATCAGCAATTTTGATGTAAACGAATATTATATGCCCTTTTTAACCGGGGCTTTATTTGCCATACCCCTAATATTATTTGTACTGTTTTTAGAGATAATGCCCCCACCTACCGAGCAGGACAAACTACTACGTACCGAGCGCACCCCTATGAACGCTGCCGAACGCCGCGCTTTTTTGCTCCGTTTTTTTCCTGGCATCATCCTCACCGTAGCAGTGTATGTTATGCTTACCGTGATACGCGATATTCGTGATAATTTTGAGGTGGAGATTTGGCATGGCCTCGGTATTACCAGCAACAGCATTTATACCAATATCGATTCGGTTATATCCATTGCTGTATTGGCAGGTATTAGTCTGCTAATTTTAGTGAAGGATAACCTGAAAGCCTTTGGCATTATCCACGTTTTTATTATCTGCGGATGCCTGCTTGCCGGTATATCAACCCTGCTGTTTAATGCCGGTACCATCAGCACTGTTACCTGGATGACGCTTGCCGGACTGGGCCTTTACGCCGGTTACGTGCCCTACAATGCCATATTTTTTGAGCGGATGATTGCCTCCTTTAACTACAAGAGTAACGTTGGCTTTGTAATGTACATTGCCGATGCCATTGGCTACCTGGGCAGCGTTAGCGTATTGCTGGTGAAGGAGCTGGGCAACCCCAGCGCAAGCTGGGATGTTTTTTTTAAGGATGCTTTGCTTATCCTGGCCATTACCGGCGGCATCGCGGGCACGCTTTCGCTCATCTACTTTTTACAAAGCGCTCGCAGGTCGCGAATGCAAAACAAAACATTGAATTTATCAGCAGTATAA
- a CDS encoding XRE family transcriptional regulator, whose amino-acid sequence MEDDILIQISNRIKERRREKNITVQDLATKANVSKGLISQIENSRTIPSLIVLIDIIKALDIDLNIFFKDIRHKEGRQAPIIKRKSEYEHFEKEDAHGFHYQRIFTQSIKNSTVDMVILELEPGAHRPMVQTDAYEYKYILSGTVEYQFEDGSYTLRQGDSMLFDGRLAHTPKNAGKGTASMLVLYFFEEHPST is encoded by the coding sequence ATGGAAGACGATATTCTGATACAGATAAGCAACCGCATTAAAGAACGCCGCCGCGAAAAGAACATTACCGTACAGGATCTGGCAACCAAAGCCAACGTAAGTAAAGGCCTCATTTCGCAAATTGAAAACAGCCGTACCATACCATCCCTTATTGTACTGATTGATATTATTAAAGCGCTGGATATTGACCTGAATATTTTCTTTAAAGATATCAGGCACAAAGAAGGCAGGCAGGCACCCATCATCAAAAGAAAAAGCGAGTACGAGCATTTTGAAAAAGAGGATGCCCACGGCTTTCACTACCAGCGCATATTTACCCAGTCCATCAAAAACTCCACGGTTGATATGGTGATACTGGAGCTTGAACCCGGCGCCCATCGCCCAATGGTGCAAACTGACGCTTATGAATACAAATACATTTTAAGCGGAACTGTTGAATACCAGTTTGAGGATGGCAGCTATACCTTACGTCAGGGCGATTCCATGCTGTTTGATGGCCGCCTTGCGCATACGCCGAAAAATGCGGGCAAGGGCACAGCAAGTATGCTGGTACTTTATTTTTTTGAGGAACACCCCAGCACTTAA
- a CDS encoding phosphonate degradation HD-domain oxygenase yields the protein MLHTTRTPEVIVDEVFALYERHGDEDYIGEPVSQLEHMNQAASLAEHEGYDDEVILAAFFHDIGHLCAAQGEAESMDGMGNVDHEKLGADYLLEQGFSERVANLVRAHVIAKRYLTYKYPEYYEKLSPASRVTLEFQGGIMSADEATAFEANPDKGLIIRFRYWDDEAKLANIPVTNLSVLKLKALAHLKSRV from the coding sequence ATGCTACACACCACACGTACCCCCGAAGTTATAGTTGATGAAGTTTTCGCTTTGTATGAACGCCACGGCGATGAAGATTACATTGGCGAGCCTGTATCGCAGCTTGAACATATGAACCAGGCGGCATCATTAGCGGAGCATGAAGGTTATGATGATGAGGTGATATTAGCCGCTTTTTTTCATGACATCGGTCACCTGTGTGCCGCGCAGGGCGAAGCGGAGAGCATGGACGGTATGGGCAATGTGGATCATGAAAAACTGGGTGCCGATTATTTACTGGAACAAGGATTTTCTGAAAGAGTTGCCAATCTTGTTCGAGCCCATGTTATTGCCAAGCGTTACCTTACCTATAAATATCCGGAATATTACGAGAAGCTTTCGCCAGCCAGCCGGGTAACGCTTGAGTTTCAGGGCGGTATAATGAGTGCTGATGAAGCTACAGCTTTCGAAGCCAATCCGGATAAAGGCCTGATCATCCGTTTCAGGTATTGGGATGATGAGGCTAAGTTGGCGAATATTCCGGTTACTAATTTATCCGTGTTAAAACTGAAAGCGCTGGCGCATCTCAAAAGCCGCGTGTAA